The following is a genomic window from Niabella soli DSM 19437.
CCTGTTCCGGCGAGCCCCTGCTGATGCCCAACTGCAGCCGCCCTTCTGAAATTAGATCAGCCGCCCCGGCATCTTCCACCATATACAAGGGATTCTCGTAACGCATGTCGATCACCCCTGTTCCAATCTCTATTTTATTGGTTTTGGCGCCGATGGCAGCAAGCAAAGGAAAAGGTGATCCCAATTGAGCAGCAAAATGATGCACCCGAAAATAGGCGCCATCCAAACCGATTGCCTCGGCGGCAACAGCCAGATCGATCGATTGAAGCAAGGTGTCACTTGCGGTACGGGTTTGGTAGGCGGGATGGTTCGCCCAATGCCCGAATGATAAAAATCCTATTTTCTTCATACGTCCTTTTTTGCTTCTTATATAAATGTAATAAAAAAAAGCGTTTCAAAAGCGATACACGGGCCGGTTCTAATTTGCCTTATAGTAATCAACCAGTATTTTGCTTGAGGGTTGACATCTGAGGTTTATCATTTCACGACAGAACCTCCTTTCTTATTCTCCGTTTCATAATTTTCATATTATCACATTTCCATATTCTCACCCGTCCGTTTTCTATGATACAAGCGGGCATTTGATGCAGCCGCAATAAAAAACCGCCCCGGAATCTCTGCCGGAACGGTCTGTTATTTAAAAGCGTGTAATTGCTTATGCGTTTTTGCCGATACAGTTCAGGTCGTTGAAGGCTTCTTCCAAACGTTTTACAAAAGTCTCTTCCCCTTTGCGCAGCCATACGCGTGGGTCGTAGTATTTTTTGTTGGGTTTGTCTGCCCCTTCAGGATTGCCCAACTGGCCCTGCAGGTAAGCTTCGTTCTTTTTGTAGTAGTCGAATACCCCCTCAGCAAATGCCCACTGCATATCGGTATCCAGGTTCATTTTGATTGCGCCATAGCCGATCGCTTCAGTGATTTTCGCTTTCTCGGAACCGCTACCGCCGTGGAATACAAAGTAAACCGGTTTATCAGAAGCGGTACCAAATTTTTGCTGAATGAATTTCTGGCTGTTATCCAGGATAGTGGGGGTCAGTACCACATTGCCGGGTTTGTAAACGCCGTGTACATTCCCAAATGCTGCAGCAACAGTAAACAGATTGCCTACTTTGCTCAGGGCTTCGTAAGCCTGCGCTACGTCTTCCGGCTGCGTATATAATTTGGAGTTGTCCACGTCAGTATTGTCCACGCCATCTTCTTCGCCACCGGTAACGCCCAGTTCAATTTCAATGCTCATGCCCAGAGGCGCCATGCGCTTGAAGAATTCAACAGAAGTTTCAATATTTTCACCGATAGGTTCTTCGCTCAGATCCAGCATGTGTGAGCTATATAAGGGTTGTCCTTTTTCTTTATGGAATTGCTCGCCGGCATCGATCAGCGCGCTGATCCAGGGCAGCCATTTTTTTGCCGCATGGTCGGTATGCAATACAACCGGAACACCATAATATTTTGCCACATTATGTACGTGCATAGCTCCGCTGATGGCTCCGGAAATATTTGCCTGCAATTTATCATTGGGCATTCCTTTGCCGGCAAAGAATTGTGCCCCGCCATTGCTGAACTGGATCATAACTGGAGAATTTACCTTTGCAGCGGTTTCCAAAACAGCGTTTACGCTATCGGTTCCAACCACATTTACAGCAGGTAATGCAAACTGATTCTCTTTTGCGTCATTATAGAGGTCTTCCAGCTCTTTGCCAAACAAAACCCCGGCTCTGTATTTACTCATTTGATAAAATTTTTTAAAATAACTTATTGTTTGATTTGCGAGGCGCTAAGTTAACTATTCCTGATAAATTATTGGCTATTTTGGAGAATATATTGAAGTTGTTTAAACTTAATTGGGGAAATGTTGATTTTTTTACAAACCAGTGTTATGTTAATCGTGAAACGTCAAAGGTGAAACGCGAGAGGTTTACGTTTATCGCCCGCCTGACCGGACGGGCAGGTTTCACGTTTTCCGATACCGCACGCCGTTTTGCAAATAATATGACGCTAACTCCTTTTCACAGGGCCAAAAACCGGCTTTTTCAGGGACCGGGTTTTTTCCTGGATCAGTTTCAGGTTTTCCCGCAGCATATATTTTAAATGCAGTTTTAGTATCTGCCCCATGGAGTTGCACCGGTTGAAAGCGGCCGTATGAAAATGCTGGTTCAACTGCTCTGCCAATTGCTTTTGTTTTTCCGGAGGGGCAATCTCGTCCCGCGACATAATGTTGAGTAACTCCATTAACCGGAAACGACCGGCTGCCACCCGGAACGCCATCGCAGAGCGTTCTTCGGCTTTATACTGTTCAATCGATTCTTTGTTCAGGTGCGTTAAAACTGTTTGCACAAAACGATTATTCTCTTTGAAAAACTGAGGCATATAAAGGCTTTTGCGGCCTTCATAACTTTGCTGGTCAAAATCGATAGCCCGGATACGATACTGGTATCCCTCAATATCCGGCGTGCTTACAATTACAAAATTATAACTGCGCATATCACCCAGCAGCCGCACAAAACAACGCTCGTTGAATTTTACAAACTCCTTTGCAAATCGGGTTTTATTGGTTTCCGGAAGATCTAAATAATTGTCTACAAAAACATCCCCCGGAAGGCCGGGTATATGCTCTTCCACCAGAGTGCCGCCATCGGTATAAAAGGTGATGCGGTTGGGGGAGAGGATATGCTCCATTTCCAGTCCATAAATGCGGGACGCATCGGTGATCTTCATATAATAATGATCAAAATTGGCATTGAACTTATTAATGATACGGATACGAAAGGGCAGGGAGTTGCCGAAATTGCAAAAGTCGATACGCGCCACATCCAGTTGGTCGGCAAAGGTCATGTCACCTTCGGTTTTGAGGATCGCATAGATCTTCACCAGTCCTTCTTTTAAAAAATCCCATTCCCGTTTATCGTAAATAGCTTTTTCCCAATGGGTGTAGTTGCCTTCGCTGTCTTTAATGGGGACCGACCAGGTAAAATTGAGCAGTTCTTTATGTGATACGGGCAGCTTTACCTCACGCCCCTGGTGTTTCAGATAGGCCGACAATTCCCTGCTAACAGGGTATAACAATTTTTTCCTTGAAGGTTTATCGTTCAACTGGTCAATAAGCGAAGTGTCCATAGGGCAATTTAAAATAAGAGATGAAGAATATCAAATTTTAAAGTGGAAGAGTCTTAGTTGCCGAGCAGAGGGAATCATTCGCTACTGCTTCTTCAATTTCATTTTGTAGGGGTGAGAGACATTTTTTCCCGGAAGCATTCGGGACCAAAACGTAGCGCAAAAGGGGCATAGGGCTATAAAAAGATCCGTAAAGCTTAAGAAAACAACATTGAATGTTGAATTTAAAATTTTGAAATTGGATATTTTGCATTCATCATTATAATTTAAAATCCATCCCCGCCACTTTTAGCAAAAAATCACCACTGCAATAAGCACGAACAGCCAGCCAGTTACTTTGAGGGAAAATTCCTGCAACGGTAATATCCTGAATGCTACCATTTCCTGAAACGCCTTTAATAAAAGAACGGTTCAGTTGCTGGCTGATATTGGTTTTGGCAGTATTAAGTATTGAGGTGAGATCGTATTGCGCCATCGTTTCGATAGTGCTGGTGATCTTTCTGGAAAATAACCAATCGGCCGTTTTCAGCAGGGCGTTTTTTGACTGGAGTTCAAAGTCTACATCCGTAATCCTGAAAGTCCTGGAATCGGCATAGTATAAGGGCTTTCCGGTTACGAAGAAGGAGCCGTTGTTGGTGCCGGTAAAGCGTACCTGTATTACCAGGCGATTATCCGCGCTGCCCACCAGCCTGCATTCCTGAAAAACAAACCGTTTCTTTATAAAAGCCTTGCTGAATACAAATTCTTTTCCTTTGATCTGTTCTGTCAGCAACCGGCTCAGCGAATCGTAGTTCATTACCAGGTCTGCATAAATGCGAAAGCCTTTATCGCGACTGAAATTACCGATATGGGGAACAGGGGTTATAAGGGGCTCAGGCTTTTCGAACCGTATGATGGGCCTGGCGGCCAGGCCAACCCCGATCTGCAACTGATCATTAGCGGCCGTAACATTATTGATGCGTATCCGCTGCGGATTAAGCTGCAGCCAGCCCATATTATTAATATTGTAAGGGGTGTTCATTATATTCCAAAGCTGCTGGAACCGGGGTTTCAGGTCGATGCGCCCATAGCCTTTTTCCAAACCGGCTTTCGACTGATCCAGTTCTTTTTTCAATGCATCAAGTATTGATGTGGTAATGTCCTGCCCCCAAAAGCAGACGGTGCAGCGATCCAATGGTTCGGGTTCCTTGCGTACCACCTGCATTTTTATGCTGTAGTTGGTCATTAAAAAGAGGTGCACCGTTAATCCTACTTTTACCTTCCGCTCGCCTTCTTCAAACCCGCACTGACAGGCCGGCGTCCAGGGGGAAAGCGCTTTCCCGTTTACGCAGGCACGTGTGGAACCGATAATCTTATAATAACCGGTGAAAGCGATATCGATAGTGGTGTTTTTTATGGTAAACTGGAGCGGGCCTCTCCGGAAACTGTATTTATAACGAATGCCGCATCCTTCCTGAACCCAGTCGTCAGGGAAATGGGGTGAAGTAAAAAGTGTATCTACCTGTTTATTTGCCAACGCGAAGAAGGGTGCCAGGTCAATCTGAACGGGGATATCAATGTTGGATTCAGGAACAGTAGCCGCCGGGTAGGCAGGCGCCGACAGTTGCGGGGCAGGAGTGTGGATAGCGGGCTGACAAAAAATGAAGACAGAAGGAATCCAGCAAAAAAGAAAGAGTGTTGTGCAATATTTTGTCATGAAATAAAAGTACCGTTTTCTGGTTAAGGATTTGCGGTGCCCAATCATTTAGGGTCGTCATTGCGATGAGCTCGACGCAGGAGGAAGAAGAGAAGTCTCGCCATTAAAGAACAGGGAGGTGTCAAATGTTGTGCCTGGCCGGGAAAGCGATAAGGCGGTAAATCAGCGCTAATTGAAAAATAATACCTTCCTGTATTTCCGGCTTCCCGGCATTTGATATAGCTCCAGGTTATGCCGGCCTTATTTCAGCATCTGCCACCTTTTTATCACTTTCCGGATCGCCGCTCCAGCCACCCACCGGCACAATGCCCCAATGGTTCTCGTCGGCACAATCAAAATCGATCTTATGTTTTTCGGGGATGGCGCCGTCAACTAAGGACCCTTGTTTTATCGAGGGGAAGATCTCTTCAAAAGTAAACATAGCCGTTAGGGATACCCTCCGGTAAATATGCGACCGGGTGATCGATTTTACATTGTCGAGACCGGCAGCTCCCATCAGTTCCACAAAAGTTGCCACCGTGTGTTTATGAAAATTAGCCACGCGCTGTTTCTTATCGTCCACAACCAACCCTCTCGTGTACTTGGGGTCTTGTGTGGCCACGCCGGTAGGGCAGCGGTTGGTGTTGCAAAGCAATGCCTGTATGCAACCCACGGCCAGCATCATCGCGCGTGCACAATTGCAGGCATCGGCGCCCAGGGCAATCGTACGGGCAATATGGAAGCCTGTGGTGATCTTGCCGGAAGCAATGATCTTTATGTGATGACGGATATTCAGTCCCCTTAAAATATCATCTACAAAGGCCAGCCCGTCCAGGAGCGGGGCGCCCACATAATTGGAGAATTCCTGCGGAGCAGCTCCTGTACCGCCTTCACCGCCATCTACCGTAATAAAATCAGGATAGGTATTGTGGGTGATCATTGCTTTACAGATGGCAATGAATTCGCTTTTATGACCAATACATAGTTTAAATCCGACCGGTTTTCCCCCGGATAATTCCCGCAATTGCCGGATAAATTGAATTAACTCCTTAGGCGAACTGAAAGCCGTATGGTAGGGTGGAGATTCCACCGTTGTGCCGGGAGCTACATGCCGGATCCTTGCAATTTCCGGTGTATTCTTCGCCGCAGGCAAAATACCGCCGTGCCCGGGCTTGGCTCCCTGTGAAATTTTTATTTCGATCATCTTCACATTGGAGATCCGGGCCTTCTCTGCAAACAAAGTGGGTGAGAAATCGCCTTTATCATCCCGGCAACCGAAATAACCTGTTCCAATCTGCCAGATCAGGTCGCCGCCATGTTTCAGGTGATATTCACTTAAACCGCCCTCCCCGGTATTGTGCGCAAAATTCCCGATCCGGGCGCCGGCATTCATGGCCTCAACCGCATTGGAGCTCAGCGATCCGTAACTCATCGCCGAAATGTTCAAAATACTTCCGTTATAAGGCTGCCGGCAATCTTTATTGCCAAATACCACCCTCGGATCATGATTTAAATTGCTGAAATTCTTAGGTGCTATCGAATGGCAGATCCATTCATAACCCGGAGCATATACATCCAGTTGGGTGCCAAAGGGCATAGTGTCATTGTCCTCTTTGGCGCGCTGGTACACTGTGGAGCGATCGATCCGGTTCAACGGGCGTCCGTCAATATCCGATTCAATAAAATATTGATAAATTTTCGGGCGCAATTCTTCCATTACATAACGCAGCCGCCCGAATACGGGGTAAATGCGCCGGATGGTATGTTTGGTCTGAAGCATATCATAATAGCCCATACAGGAAACAACCAGTAAAACCGCAAACACCACATACCAGTTTCTGCTGATATAATACGCCAGAAAAAAGGTGATCAGCAGCGACAGCAGCGATGCAAAAAGAAAAATGCGTCTCATAGAACAAGAATTCAATTAACAGCGAATGTAGGAAGAAAACGGATGCTGAGCGCTCAATGCTGAATGCATAACGCCGAACGCTCAATGCTGAATGCAAAATGCCAGAGATCGGACATGGGTGAATGGTTAGTGGTGAATAGTGAATAGTTTCGGCAGAATGTGATGTTCTTTTAGCGTGAAACGGCAGACGTCTCCAAATATCGGCCGTTGACTATTCACTATTGCCTTTTCTCATTCTAAAGCAGCCCTTCATCGGCAAAACTGTAATATCCCTCGTCGCTCACAATGATATGGTCTATTACTTTTATATCAAAAAAACCGGCGGCTTCTTTTATTTTTTTGGTGAGATATTCATCAGCCCGGCTGGGCGACAAATTGCCGGAAGGGTGATTGTGCGACAGGATGATGCCAACGGCGTTTTTCTCCAGGGCTTTTCTGAGGATGATGCGCGGGTCGGTCACGGTGCCGGTGATACCTCCTTCACTCACCGTTTCATAATGAATGATATTATTGTTCTGGTTGAGGTAGAGCACCACAAACACTTCATGCGAATGATCCTGCAGGATGGTGCGCAGGTAAGCGCCGATCTGCTTGCTGCCGGCCGTAATGGCGCGCCCATTCGGCCGGTCGGCCTGCCTTCGGCGCCCCAGTTCCAGGGCGGCACAGATGGTCACGGCCTTTGCTTCACCAATTCCCTGGATGCGGGTAAGATCAGCAATGGTCATTTTCCCCAGTTCGTTAAGACTATTGTTCCCGAGTTGCAGGATCTCTTTGCCCAGATCCAGGGCCGATTTGCGGGAAGTGCCATTATGAATGAGGATGGCTAATAGTTCTGAATTGCTCAGGCGGCCCGTGCCGTGGAGTATTAATTTCTCCCGCGGGCGATCATCTTTCGCCCAGTCTTTGATGGTGCTTCTAGGTTTCATTCCTGTAAGATACAAAATGATTATAGCTATAAAAAATTTTTAAATGCTTGGGTAATTGTGCCGGTTATTAATATCTTCGCCGCTCATTCGTATTAAACATGGAACTTCCGGTTTTTAACATGCATTCAGCCAAAATTTTTGCCGGCTCGGCATCGAAACAATTAGCAGAAGAAATATGCGGCCGCTACGGCTGTACTTTAGGAGAAGTGCACACCCAGCGCTTTAGCGACGGTGAGATTTATGTGAACTTCCTGGAAAGCGTGCGGGGCGATTATGTGTTCCTGATCCAGAGCACTTATGCCCCTTCTGATAACCTGATGGAGCTGCTGCTGATGATTGACGCGGCAAAAAGAGCATCGGCCTATAAAGTGATCGTGGTAATGCCTTATTATGGGTACGCCCGGCAGGACCGCAAGGACCGGCCGCGGGTGGCAATTGGTAGTAAATTGGTTGCCAATATGTTAACAGCGGCAGGAGCCGATCGCCTGATCACCATGGACCTGCACGCGCCACAGATCCAGGGTTATTTTGACATTCCGGTGGATCATTTGGACAGCCACGCGGTTTTTATCCCTTATGTGGAGCAATTACAGTTGGAAAACCTTACCTTTGCGGCCCCGGACGTAGGAGCAACAAACCGGATACGTGAAATTGCCTCCTATTTTAATGCGGAGATGGTGATCTGCGATAAGCACCGGAAACGGGCAAATGAGATCGCCAGCATGCGGGTAATTGGAGATGTGGAAGGCCGGAACGTGGTTATTATTGATGATATCTGCGATACGGGCGGTACACTGGCAAAAAGCGCCGGGCTGATCATGGAAAAAGGAGCAAAGAGCGTTAGGGCAATGATCACCCACCCTATATTAAGCGGTAAGGCTTACGAAAATATAGCCAACAGCGCTTTACAGGAACTGGTGGTTTGTGATACCATCCCGTTGCGCAAGGAAGGGGACAAGATAAAGGTGATCACCGTGGCGAATCTTTTTGCAGTGGCGATCAAACACGCGTTCGAAAATAAGAGTATCACCAGCCTGTTTGTGCACTCCAATTTAAGAACGTCGAATCCATAGTAAATTAAACAACAACATAAAAATGAAAACAATTACAATCGAAGGACAACTGAGGACCGAGTTTGGCAAAAGAGCCACCCGCCAGATCCGCTCTCAGGGCGCCGTGCCTGCTGTAATTTATGGGGGTGCTAAAGAGATCAACTTCAGTGCACCGGCGGCAGCATTCAAAGGACTGGTTTATACGCCTAACTTTCAGTTGGCGGAAGTAAACCTGGACGGAACTACGTACAGATGTATTCTGAAAGATCTTCAGTTCGATAAAGTAACCGACGAACTGATCCACCTGGATCTGCTGGAATTGACAGACGACAAAAAAGTGATCGCGGCCATTCCCGTTAAATTTACCGGAAGCGCTAAAGGGGTAAAAGATGGCGGACGCTTTGTTTCGAAGATCAAATCCCTGAAAGTAAAAACCCTCCCCAAATACCTGAAAGAGGTGATCGAAGTGCCTATTGATAATTTAGAGATCAATGCAAACATTCGTGTGGAAGATGTAGTGGCCGAGAACATGGAGATCATGAACTCTCCGCGTATTCCTATTGCTTCTATTGTTATGACAAGACAACTGAAGCAGGAAGAAGCTGCAGCTAAGAAATAATTTTTACAAAAAAATAAAAAAAGCCCGCATCCAGCCGATGTGGGCTTTTTTATTTTCAATAAATTTGACATCAGGTATATGAAATATTTAATTGCAGGTTTAGGGAATATTGGAAATGAATATGCGCATACCCGCCATAATATTGGTTTTGATGTTGTAGCGGCTTTTGTTTTTAAGCATGGGGGTGAGTTCAAAAATGACCGGCTGGCCTATCATGCCGAAGTGAAAATAAAAGGAAGAACGGTGGTGTGCGTGTGCCCTACCACTTATATGAACCTTAGTGGAAAAGCGGTTCAATACTGGCTGGGAAAAGAGAAAATACCTTTAGAGCGATCTTTAACGATTTTAGACGATTTAGCCTTACCTTTATCGAAGATGCGGATTAAACCTGCAGGCAGCGATGGCGGCCATAACGGTTTACGAAGCATACAGGCACATTTAAATACTACTGCTTATCCAAAACTACGATTCGGGATCGGGAACGATTTCCCCAAAGGTATGCAGGCTGATTTTGTATTAGGAAAATGGAACAAGGATGAAGAGGCATTGGTAAAGCTAAAAATTGAAAAAGCAACCGAGGCTATCGAAACATTCTTATTTCAGGGCATAGAAGCTGCTATGAATGAAATAAATAACAAAGAATATACGTTGTAACAAGAAGCGAAAAAATCCTACTGAAGTATGAAAATTATTTGTATTGGTCGTAACTATGTTGCCCATGCCAAAGAGTTGGGTAATGAAGTTCCGGAGGAGCCGGTTGTATTTATGAAACCAAAGAGTGCGCTGCTGCGACCGCACCTGCCTTTTTATTATCCTGAATTTACGAACGAACTGCATTACGAGTGTGAACTGGTGCTGCGGATTTCAAAAAACGGGCGCTATATTAATAAACGATATGCACAACAATATTTCGACGCCGTAACGCTGGGTATCGATTTTACAGCAAGAGATATTCAAAACGAATTAAAGAAAAAAGGCCTGCCCTGGGAAAAGGCAAAAGCGTTCGATAACTCGGCCGTTATCGGAAAATGGCGCCCTTTTAGCGATTTTACAAACCCCAAAGCCATCAATTTCGGGCTGTATAAAAATGAAGAACTGGTGCAGCATGGTAACTCATCCAATATGATTCACTCGTTTGAATCGATCCTGGCGCATGTTTCCAAATACTTTACCCTTAATATCGGCGACCTCGTTTTTACGGGCACCCCCGAGGGTGTAGGTGAAGTGGTAACCGGCGATGTGCTGGAAGGGATCCTGGAAGATGAAAGCGTGTTCCAGGTAACAGTTGAATAAAAGCGTAATAGCTATTGTGTGGGTCACAGATTGCACGGTCTCACAGAACGTTTTTTAAAATCTGTGCAAATCTGCGGAATCTGTGAGAAAAAATTCGAAAGCGCAAATGAACTCAGTGCTTCTGTGCTCAGTCGCAAAAACAAAAGGTACCGAAACGCAATAGCCGCAGGCCATCTCAAAAATTAGCAAAAAATTTTAGGAAGAGTTTGAACCGAAATGTTTATTTTTGCAACAAAGTTTCAAAAGTAAACAGTGAGGAAGCATGGTAAAATACAGTATGCGTTAGGGTGGTGCCTGCTAATCGTTTTTACGATAGCCGTTACCCCAAAACTATACCTGCACAATGCGCTCAGCCACCACAAAGACCAGCTATTTGAGCATTCCGGTCAAAAAAGCATTTATAAATACGAATACAGTTGCGGTTTTATAAATATTGAAACCACTGCTCCGTTTGTTGATCCGGAGAAAAAACCGTCCTTTTTAAAACGCATTATTGCCGCGACTATACCGGACCCCAAACCGGTTGCGTTATTCTTTCTTTATCTGACTCCTGCGTACCTCCGAGGTCCGCCTGCATACATTTCCTGATTGAAGAATCTATTTTTTCTAACCACAGGGTTGTAGTTCTCTAACTGCGGCATCCTGTTCATTAAATATATGTATGCTAAAAAAAATCATTGGACTTATGGTCCTTTTCCTGGGTTATAATCTTATCAGTGCTTCAACGGTTGCGCCTGTTTTTGATGAGCTGAACAGTTCAATTGAAGGCGTGGTTACCGATGCGGAAACCAACCAGCCATTAGCTGGGGCAACTGTTTCGCTGCCCGACCTGAAAGTGGCAGTAACAACGGGCCAAAATGGGCATTATGTTATAAAATCGCTTCGGTCCGGATCGTTTACGATTGCCGTCTCTTTTGTAGGGTATAAGTCTTATGTAACCACTGTAGCTGTTAACGGAGCCACCCAGAAAGATTTTAAATTGAGCGTTTCGGTGGTGGAAAACCAGGCAGTAGTGGTCACAGGCGTAGCCTCCTCTACTTTGTCAAAAGCCACGCCAGCGCATGTTTCCATCATATCTGAAAAAGACCTCCAGCGCTCCGGTGGCACTAACCTGATGCAGGCCATCGCCAAAGTGCCGGGAGTTTCCGTTATTACTACGGGACCTGCGATTGCCAAGCCCACCATCCGCGGGCTGAGCTATAACCGCGTGGTGACGCTGAACGACGGCGTGCGGCAGGAAGGGCAGCAATGGGGCGATGAACACGGCGTGGAGATTGACGAGTATAGCGCGCGTAAAGTGGAAGTGCTGCGAGGCCCTGCTTCGCTGATGTATGGCAGTGACGCGCTGGGGGGTGTTATTAATGTATTGACCAATGTTCCGGTTACGAATAATACCATTAAAGCCAATATCGCGGGCAACCTTAATAGTAATAATAATATGCAGGGGGGCTATGCCGATGTGGCGGGCAATATAAACGGGTTTAACTGGAATGCCTACGGTAGTTTAAAAAGCGCCGGGGATTATAAAAATAAATACGACGGCAGCGTTTTGAACAGCCGTTTCAATGAAAAGAATTTTGGTGGTTATATAGGCCTCAACAAAAGCTGGGGATATACGCACCTGCTGTTCTCCAGCTATGACCAACAGGTAGGTATGGTGGATGGCGCACGCGACGATGCGGGTAATTTTATTTTGGAGGGATATGATACGCTCACATCAGCGATGCGGCAAAGTAGGCACCCCCTGATTCCCAATCAGCATATTCAACATTTTAAAGTGGCGCTTGATAATAGCTTTAACCTGGGTGGCGGGGGGCGCATTACAGCCCTGGTAGCCTACCAGCACAACCAGCGCCGGGAGTTTGGCGATGTGGCAACGCCCGACGTTCCTGGTAGTTATTTTGACCTGCAAACGATCAATTACAACCTGGGCTGGCACCTGCCCGTGAAGAATGACTGGAAGACCGCATTTGGTGTAAATGGCATGAGCCAGCAAAACCAGGATAAGGCAGTAGAGGCGCTGATACCGGAGTACGGCCTTTTTGATGTGGGGATCTATGGCGTTACCACAAAAACGATTAACAAAACAATCATTACGGGGGGTGTTCGCTTTGACAACCGGAACATCGATAGTAAACTGACCTATTCGGACGGAGCGCCGCTCTTTCAAGCCTTCAAAAAGAACCTGTCCAGCTTTTCCGGAAGCATTGGTTTGACGCATGATATCAGCGACCAGGTTACGTTAAAAGCCAATGCCAGTAAGGGATTTCGGGCGCCAAATATGGCGGAGCTCGCCGCCAATGGGGTACACGAGGGAACCTTTCGCTACGAAATCGGTAATCAATACCTGAAAAGCGAGGATGCTTACGCGCTGGACCTGGGGTTGGATGTAAATACGCAGCATGTGTCATTGAATGTGTCTCCGTATTTTAATCATATCAACAATTATATATTTCTTCAGAAATTATTAAATACCGCAGGAGCAGATTCTCTTATCAGTAATGTTACGGCATATAAATATGATCAGCAGAGCGCCAATCTTTATGGGGTGGAAGCTTCACTGGATATTCATCCGCA
Proteins encoded in this region:
- a CDS encoding fumarylacetoacetate hydrolase family protein is translated as MKIICIGRNYVAHAKELGNEVPEEPVVFMKPKSALLRPHLPFYYPEFTNELHYECELVLRISKNGRYINKRYAQQYFDAVTLGIDFTARDIQNELKKKGLPWEKAKAFDNSAVIGKWRPFSDFTNPKAINFGLYKNEELVQHGNSSNMIHSFESILAHVSKYFTLNIGDLVFTGTPEGVGEVVTGDVLEGILEDESVFQVTVE
- a CDS encoding TonB-dependent receptor, producing the protein MLKKIIGLMVLFLGYNLISASTVAPVFDELNSSIEGVVTDAETNQPLAGATVSLPDLKVAVTTGQNGHYVIKSLRSGSFTIAVSFVGYKSYVTTVAVNGATQKDFKLSVSVVENQAVVVTGVASSTLSKATPAHVSIISEKDLQRSGGTNLMQAIAKVPGVSVITTGPAIAKPTIRGLSYNRVVTLNDGVRQEGQQWGDEHGVEIDEYSARKVEVLRGPASLMYGSDALGGVINVLTNVPVTNNTIKANIAGNLNSNNNMQGGYADVAGNINGFNWNAYGSLKSAGDYKNKYDGSVLNSRFNEKNFGGYIGLNKSWGYTHLLFSSYDQQVGMVDGARDDAGNFILEGYDTLTSAMRQSRHPLIPNQHIQHFKVALDNSFNLGGGGRITALVAYQHNQRREFGDVATPDVPGSYFDLQTINYNLGWHLPVKNDWKTAFGVNGMSQQNQDKAVEALIPEYGLFDVGIYGVTTKTINKTIITGGVRFDNRNIDSKLTYSDGAPLFQAFKKNLSSFSGSIGLTHDISDQVTLKANASKGFRAPNMAELAANGVHEGTFRYEIGNQYLKSEDAYALDLGLDVNTQHVSLNVSPYFNHINNYIFLQKLLNTAGADSLISNVTAYKYDQQSANLYGVEASLDIHPHPLDWLHFENTFSYTRGKFTNAVDGSNNLPLIAPMRLLTELRTEFPTQLHAFRNLYARVEMNHVWAQNDYFSGYQTETPVPGYTLFNAGIGSDIYVGGTKRASLVLALNNIGNVAYQDFLGRLRYAPENPATGRVGVFEMGRNFTARLIIPFEWKVQ